A single window of Nicotiana sylvestris chromosome 5, ASM39365v2, whole genome shotgun sequence DNA harbors:
- the LOC138869184 gene encoding uncharacterized protein, with the protein MAITTRSGKVLQEESEQVVEVEESEQAVEAQVEEPIVVEAKKILEELKVQEVNREELSVNIPFVEAFQEMPGFAKYLKDLITGKKTTKNEVVNVTHRVSFIIATTIVQKKEDPGAFTIPCTIGAHDFARALCDSGASINLMPLAIYKQAGLGMPRPTSMRLNGQSSIKRPVGIVDDVLVKVGEFHLPANFVILDCAVDKDIPIILGRPFLATRSALIDSERNEIKFRVNDEEVTFQASTTTRI; encoded by the exons ATGGCAATTACTACTCGGAGTGGGAAGGTACTTCAAGAAGAGAGTGAACAAGTGGTTGAAGTGGAAGAGTCCGAACAAGCGGTTGAGGCACAAGTTGAAGAGCCAATTGTTGTTGAAGCTAAAAAGATCCTGGAAGAGTTGAAAGTTCAAGAAGTGAACCGGGAAGAG TTATCGGTAAATATCccatttgtggaagcatttcaagagatgccGGGTTTTGCTAAGTATTTGAAAGACTTGATCACCGGGAAGAAAACCACCAagaatgaagtggtgaatgtgactcacCGGGTTAGTTTCATCATTGCAACAACCATcgttcaaaagaaagaagacccgggagctttcaccattccatgcactattggagCGCATGATTTTGCAAGAGCTCTTTGTGATAGTGGGGCTAGCATCAACTTGATGCCTCTTGCTATTTACAAGCAAGCGGGGTTAGGTATGCCGAGGCCTACAAGTATGAGGTTAAATGGCCAATCTTCCATAAAGAGACCGGTGGGAATCGTCGATGATGTGCTTGTGAAAGTGGGAGAGTTCCATTTGCCTGCCAATTTCGTAATCCTTGATTGTGCAGTTGACAAAGATATCCCTATCATCTTGGGAAGACCATTTCTTGCTACAAGAAGTGCACTGATAGATTCGGAACGAAATGAGATCAAGTTCCGTGTGAATGATGAAGAGGTCACATTCCAAGCAAGCACTACTACAAGAATTTGA
- the LOC138869186 gene encoding uncharacterized protein, giving the protein MAKTSKTVPKNDKDSSSSASRPAKSVVPPTLEEITPGLDDESEMRPAPTGEKTKPSNLKSEKYNKRKRVSKPEDPQDREENPKSAQTGADSAHDSLDDKENDDEESALVTRTGKPVEAAKPSKLETSSRGEGVPKEQTGKALVSPEVEIVPPLATTISEGVNAETPNANEKSLSEDLGAAITGHSISLPTYF; this is encoded by the exons aTGGCCAAAACTTCCAAAACGGTCCCCAAAAATGATAAAGATTCGTCTTCTTCTGCCTCCCGGCCGGCTAAATCGGTGGTGCCGCCAACACTTGAGGAAATCACCCCTG GCCTCGACGATGAATCCGAAATGAGGCCGGCTCCGACTGGGGAAAAAACCAAGCCTTCAAATCTGAAGTCTGAGAAGTACAACAAAAGGAAAAGGGTTTCGAAACCCGAAGACCCTCAAGACCGGGAAGAAAATCCGAAGTCTGCTCAAACGGGCGCAGATTCGGCCCATGATTCCTTGGAtgataaagaaaatgatgatgaagaGTCGGCGCTAGTAACTCGGACTGGGAAGCCAGTCGAGGCCGCCAAGCCTTCCAAATTGGAAACCTCATCCCGTGGTGAGGGTGTCCCGAAGGAACAAACTGGCAAGGCCCTTGTGTCCCCAGAGGTTGAGATTGTACCTCCGCTTGCAACAACTATATCGGAGGGGGTAAATGCCGAGACCCCCAATGCTAATGAGAAATCCCTGAGTGAAGATCTCGGGGCTGCGATAACAGGTCATTCCATTTCTTTGCCGACTTATTTCTAG